In Scomber japonicus isolate fScoJap1 chromosome 20, fScoJap1.pri, whole genome shotgun sequence, the genomic window TGATTTTTCccttaaaaatttaaataaatgttaaaatgttttccaaaaataaaagatcagagtccaaaaactgaaaacggatttgtgtatcagaactttgtttttttcttctttcctctcccattaatcatcgtgacccctcagatttatctggtgaccctttggaggggccgacccctaggttgggaaccactggactaaactagctaactgaataaagcagctacaacagtaataCTCTattgatgtcatatataataatatatcagtcagagggaccaaaccactacttttactgtaataccatAACttcatcaagctcataatacttatgtactgtAGGACTTTTCATGCAGAACTTTTATTTGGAatatggagtatttttacatagCTGTATTGGAAGTTTTACTCAAGTGAAGGGTCTGAATACATCTTCCACCATTTTATATATCTTTAATTTCCAACAGTGTATGTAAAAATAACACCTCAAAATTATTTATTGGCATATTTACAACATGAAAtgggaaataaaaatgttcttggGACAGTCTAAACATTCTTTTCACAGATCCATCTATAAGGTATCTTACAGGAGCCATCCATCCAGGACTTTAGTGCGTTTTCAGTTGTATCAATGTGTCCGCAGTCTTCTCCCAGTGGGTCATCCAGCTTCCAGTCATCAGGCTCGCTCTCCATTCCTGGTCTGCTCAGCCAGTATCTGGAGAGAGAGTTGGAACAGCTGTGTTATATAATCTCCACGCTGTCtcataaaacacaatttgttcTTTGGTTGAACTGTTTCACATGTGATGCAGAATACTATGTATTTACTTTAATGTTACCTTTCAAACAAAGTTAGTTGGTTATCCCAAAATTATAATATTCATTGTACTGCGAAAAGTTggttgaattaaaataaaatcattctcCAAACTGTGGCACATTAATTAAACCGTTTCTATGGTTTGATCAGTGTTTATGCtcattttgtttggttttacaACAGCGTCACGTAGAAGATTTCAAATCCTCCTAATTGACTGAAAGGTTGAAATCATCACCACACAGATGACTCAACactgaaaaagtgaaaattgtATAAGTATCAAAATAGTGTCTAGTTAATTTTTCCACTACTTAATTTTGAGTTTGTCTTATTAGTTCATGAACATTAGTTTGCTTTCTTTGTTAACTAGAGTTAACTGCTtcttttggccacttgggggcagcagaaacaagttgtgaacacaacactgacaaacactcatcagtcactttattacgaacacctgtgcaatctaatgcaatccaatacaacagcgcTGCCATGAATTCTACTTTTACAATGCTTATATATTTTCAgcttttgttaacattgtcagaaaggttagaattattctactttatgattattattgagGTTGTGGGTACCACTCACAAAATGTTAACGTTACCTTATATTTCCTAGCAATAGCAACAAAACCTTGTATTGTGATGCTTGGTTGCCATTAAAACAGtgagtcaaatcaaatcaaccCCCATAAGTATTTCTTTCAGATGTCAACCATCATCACAGTGTCCTTGTGCTGTGACTTACTGTACATCTGAAGTCACTGTGCTGCCGTCCACCCAGTGCCAttcaccctccctctctgcatCTGTCATACCGATCCACAGCCTACTGTCCTGCTCCACAGCCAGGCTTGtatcaaaaataaacatctaaaaagacaaagagagattATTTCTAATCAGAATTTTGAAATTTTGTGCAGCAGTTGTCATGTGTTCTCTTCTTTTTGTGTCTTACCTGTTCAGGCTCACTGTTAATGATGAGCAAGTCACCGTCGTGTGTCTGGCACCAGGCTTTGCTGGAGCTCCAGGAGAGCAGGTGGGAGGAGAAGTAGTAGCATTTAGTCTGAAAGAGTCTCCAGCTGTCCGGACATTTTTTGCAAATCCGCTCTATgggaaaagtaattaaaaatgagaaaatatactttttaaagttgtcattttactgtaataatttCTACTTACGCTTAAATCAAATACAGTTATTAAACTGTATCTTATCCCACACTGACTGTCATATACTTTATTCTCTGTTGCTTGCTCCAGCATTTTATTGAagctatattatatatatacagtgaGAGCAATATTCAAACCCAAGACATTTTTATGGCTGCATAATGCATTCATCAAATAGAAATATTCCAGATGTTTTGTGCATCAATGAGGCACAAatcctgtcaatcaaataacTCTAAAGCATTTTGAACTACACAAgtctgtatgaaaagtgctatataaataaaaatttgattgattcttcctcatttcccttATCATTTTCAACACACTGCTGCAGGAAATACTCCCTTGAGCACCAAAAGTATATTAATCTTCAGCTAACAATAGTCCCTGGAATGCACTATTTCCTCCTCTTTGAGTAACGTTTGCTAAAAACAATGCTCAGGAAATTACTGAGCCTTTAATGCTATATCTGTAATTTGTTGTTAACAATTTACTGTAGTCAGTAGGACCCAATAAGACTGGGACTGACAGCTATAGACAGGATAGGGAAGTCAGGATGTATTGAAAGACAGACTAACACGTTGATGGGATTAGTTGACcagaaaataatacaaaataatatcaactttatcttctttttttatttttaccttacctttaaagcactttgaactagtttaaaaaaaacatgaaatctaCAAATCAGCAGAATCGCTCTCCATCATTGGCCTCAACATAGATATTTAAACTAATTACATTGCCTTAATCTAGAAATGTAGTTGTGCTTCATACTACAGGTGTGTGTCTGGGGTTTTTACCTCATCAAAGCTGAAAACAACCTACCTTTTGTCTTCTGATTAACCACAGGGCAGTACAGGTCTAAAGTGTGGTACACCTCGTTCAGTGAATGCATATCCGCCATCATCTGGTCCATCTCCGTTCTCCTGTTTGTCTGCCGCTCTGCTGCCTCCTGCCTCTCTGCTGCCAGTGTCACGTTCAGGTTCTGGTTCTCTTCTTGTAGCTCTGTTATGGTCTCCTGCAGCTGCATATTGTGTGTCGTTGCCTTCTCACAGTCGTCGCCAAGAAACGCCCCCATCTTTTCACTCAGATTGTGGATTTCTCTTTGAAACTTGTCGTTGATCTCCAGAAGATCTTGATTATTTTCCTCCACTTGAAACAGCTCCTCCCTAAGAAGAATGCTTGTCTCGGAGAGTCGATGTTTCTCGTCCTGTAGCTGAGTGTTGGAGCTGACCAGATATTTGATGGTTTGAGACATGTTGAGcttcttgtcctcctcctcagaTGTGTACTGAACCAGCTGGTCATGCTCTTGCGTGAGTTTTACATTTGTAGACGTTAAATTCACAATTTGCTCCATCAGCTGGTTGTTTTCCAAACTCAAAGCAAGATTCATGGACATGAGCTCAGCTGAAGTCCTGTTGAGGAGTTTGGTCTGTTCATTCAACCAGGCACTGTGCTCTTGTAGGATTTGATTGTCTCCTGTCAGCTCATAGTTTGCTTTAGAAAGAGTGAAGTAGCTGTCACTGATGTTCTGGTAGTCAGAAAGGAGGCTTCTCCATTCTGGTTTGCTGTCTGACTCGTTATCTGAAAGATAAAGATGGACAGTCATTACTtttgtcaaattaaaaaaacaacaccattTCAATTTCAGCACAGATTAGTGGttataaacatacattttcatgTATGCATAATTGAATTTCcatttcaaaaacacacattacacttaatattttctAACAGTGACATGAGAAGATGGAGGTTGGCTAAGCATAAAACCTGGAGGCAGGGGGAAACATTTGGCCTCTTAATGTAGTGCAACTGGTGACTTGTCATTGGGGGCAGGTGAGACAGAGCCCCACCTGATATCACCTGCTAATATGTATTGTCCTTTGTCTTgtctattaaatatttaatcttaATAAACTTCATGTTTATTGGTCCTGCTTGATGCTTCAGACTGGGTTTTCCCAATTTGTGTCTGCAGTAGCCTGATAGCAGCCAGCTGAATGCACACCGCTTCCTGACTGAACAAAATAAACGTAGCTGATATATAACCTCCTACCAGCAGGGGGTGCAAACGGACAACACAGTCACAGTGACCACAACTTGTAATGGCCTGCATATGGACTTTACAAATATGTATGTTCAAGTTAGAATATTCAATTTAGGTCACACAAAATTGATGGCAAGTGGGGAGAGAGGGCCCTTAGCCCCAATACTGCgtcatttcatatttcacagttGATAGTCTAGCTGTCTGATAGATAGCCCATCAACTGTGAAATATGCTGCTGTTTGGTGGAGATGGTAATGTTACTTGGTCGAGGACGGGTTAGATTTGAAACATCTTTCTGAGAAGACTGCAAAACATGAACGCGACTGGAGTCACCTGAACAATGCTGCAGAGAAATGGTGCTTAATTGGAAAGGTAAACAAATGGACGGTGCACTGCAAACAGGTGGAAAACAGGTGCGTTCAACAACACAACTCATATGACGAGTCATGAGAACTTTTCCACCTTAAGGAggataaaaacaaacttttactTGCGTTATCATGGGACAACAAAGTCTCAACTTATGGGCCATGCTGGATAATGAAGGCTGCAGGACTTCTCTTCAAGTGAGGCATCAGCTTTGGTGAGTGAAAGCCTGTTTTTAACAATCTGCCTTTGAGCTGCTAAATAGTGCATTGGTCATATAGTTGTGCTGGACCCATTGATAGATAAGTATTcactcttttagctctgtttttgctctccaCCAACTTTTGAGAGAAAtatctttagctgctaaatgctccacaaTGTTCACCAGCTAACTGTGTATGTTTGCAGGTCGTGTACAATGTGGATATaatttttaaagcacaaatagAGGTTGCAAATCCAAATCAGTTATattgttcttttcatttagttttctgCGTCAAATGAACAATTGTAACAACTTGTAGGAGACTTTCTTATAATaacatgatgttttttgttgcttATGGTTGGAAGTTGGGTTTGAATTGCCCacgttaatgttttattgtatatctTTATGTAGTTTTGTAAATCTATGTATGGTTTTGTATTTGGGGATTTAATGTTTGGCCCATGTGAGGTTTCCACAGTGGAGCAGCCGGTcacaggaaaggaaaagagaacaatctgattgttttttgttgagCACAATGTTTTTCACTTCCTATGTTCTATTGTTAACCATTTACCTCCAACcttttgaaaataaattgtAATATAATCAACTCCACTTTGAGCTACAGTCAGTACTTACACAAGACAGAGAGTGCTACACAGGTCACAACCAGCAACAGGCAGAGTGATGAGAGACCAACCAATGGACAAAGATGAGGACAGGTCACTTTTTTTCTGGTACCGAGGCAATCTGAAGCTAAAACAAACAGATATTAACATTATTGTTACTAGTTGCAGAATAGGACGCTATTTGATGAAAGGCAAGCTATTTTTctacacataaatacaaacttTCTAGTatcctttatttcatttaatagaAAATGTGCTACACAATATAGTTGAGAAGAagttacataaacaaacagcacCAGTtgaattttgcttttttttttttactaattctcttttatttaaaatataaacttctcaaatatatcTGCACATGTCTTTACAAATATGTCTGTGCATGGAAAAACCGCAGTGACATGAGCAGCTGTTTGTGGGCATATATGAACAATCAACATCATCACAAGGAGGATGTAGAGGTAACGTTGAAGACAGTGCTTCAGATCAGGTTCAAGCcctgacttttgacttgcaggagGGCATTTTACGTActttcacctcaagttttggagcTTTGACCATTTTGAGTTAGTTAGTTAAAACCTTTTTACCACACTGGCAGACTTTAGGACTTGATTAGGTCAAAATGGCTTGATAAAATTGAGAGTGCTTAGTGTAGCCAGAGAATTATTTTGTATAAGTTAGGATGGATCGGTACATTGTGTTACTCACATAATTcctgctcctgcttggttgacGTCATTAAGACTGTTCCTGGTGTTGGGTTATTGATCCATGGGAACCACTGATGCCCGACCATTTTACCTGCACAGAAACCTTCAGGGTGGGAGATAAACAGGGGAATATTGTGACATTTTGtgacctctttttttaaaaacaaaagcccTCCTAACGTCAGGTATGAGttaaatagaaaacaaagcatTTTTAACTAGAAAGGAGGATGCATTGTGTCTGACGTATGTTTGGACCACAAATGTGGTTGTGTTGTTTGTCTGAGAGCTTGTGATATATTACAAAACATAAATGCACTACTTATTCTAAATCaaatacatcttaaaacagATGTGTCTAGACTTCAAACAGACagaatacagaaaaaaacaattttttaagAGCTTCTTTAAGCTGCAGACAAAATCTTTCTGTGGTTTTCCTGTTATGCATCATCAAAGTTATATcacaatgtgaaaaaaatactgttacaAATGAaaatcctgcatttaaaatcaatCTTAAGTAAAAGTGCATAAGAATTTTCAGTTAAATTTGCTGAAAGTAAACTAAACATGATAAACACCGATCAATGAatatataagcagcattttactgtTAGTGTTACTGCACAGATATAACCATGAAATGATGACTTACCTCAGTTAAAGCCTCTCAGTCAGTTGTGTGAATGGGAAGCTAAACCGTCTCTTAAGGCTCAGGTTGCTGTTTTGATAGAAGATGCAGCGAGACTGTTGTGAAGAGTCTGGTTGAAAGTCATTTATAGCCATCTCAACCCCCTGCTGTTTTACTTCAAGTAACACAGAGGAGAAACTATAATGACCATTTCTGTTTGATGTTACCTTATCTCTCACCTAACAATAGTCACTAAGGGTAGCACTGTTTGACTTTTAAACATCAAGCTGGATTTTCTTACTTTCATGGCTTGTTGGTTGACAcacatttaaccctcacatactgttcctgtttgatttattacatttgagaGCACTAAAACACCCTGAACACTGTTTTTtagctttaaatgtgctttgatttaaaatgtaaccaTCCTAAAGTGAtccagaataaataaataatttaactttttctgtatttttatgcagttgatacatatttttttatgtaaagtgtTTCCCatgttaaatttgacccatatttattcaaaaaccTTTCAAAAATGATGATGCAtctgttctcctgttttatGTAACATAGGGCCATAATATATTGTGATTGTGAATatgtttttccttcataaacaaATAATCTAAAAGCTAAAGAATACATTATCTGCATTCTGAAAGCTTAATGAAGGAATAATCACCTATTTATTAATGAGATATGTATGGGTAGAAGGAGAAAAAGTCAGTGTTAGTGTTCACCTTAACAGCAATaattctcttttccttctttaacCAGCAGGTGGCGACATGAGCCCCTGCACAATGCAGCTTGCTGCTTGGTTAAAGTGGCCGAAAGTACATGGACAGAGGTTTCATCATACAGTAACCTTTGTGAACTGTTGGTCTGGGGTCTAGAAGACACAAAATTGCTGAACTTCACACTATATTGTGGTCCTGTGTTTCATATAGCAAGGGAAATAACAGCTGTCATGATTTCAATGAGTGTTACTGAATGTGAGGAATGCAGCAACACCTTTGAATGcagatttatttaaatttatgaGTAAATATGTGTCCAATTTAATCTGAAAAACTTGCTATATAGTGtagaaatgtgtatcagctgcagagaaataaagaaagatatactatttttgtttcttctgAGTTACTTTGGGAAAAGTTAGAAGATTTCCAGCTAAAAGAAAGTTGCTTAGAGAGTTTTTACTGGTCTCAAATGAAAATAAggctcaaatttgacctgatcAGTAGACTATATAAGGGTTAAATGTGCATTGTGAATGAACTTCATTTAATTGTGTGACTTAACATTTTGTGATGTACTAAAAGTGCTCCTATCAGCAGGTTCTCTAGTGACAAAAGTCCCGATAAGAGAGACAATGCTCTTTCTCTGCAGGGAGAATCATCGCCGGGAAGCTAAACAAACACGCTGCCACTGATATGTGTGAAAGGAAACGCTGGCCATCAGGGTTTTTTAACAGGCATAATCTCCTCTGCAGCAGTCTGAACTAGTTTTTTCCTGGATCTCCAGCACCAAAAGAGACATTAGAGGGtctaaatcaacatttctattcaAAACCTTTagataaaatatgaacaatacttttttaatagtttaataaacagcttcagaaatgtgtgtgtcagtgataccagtaaaagtgttgttttttttttactttaacccTCAAATATTTGAATTGGGCTGATACTTAAAGTGGTAATTAGGGGTACTTTTATTAATGTTCAGTTTATAGCCTATATAAACCAAACTTGAACTACTGAATTAAATCACAATTGTTACCTTTTTAAATCGTAGATACACAAATAAACTGTTTATCCTCCGTGTgtttaaaaatacagcaaatacgctgtgtgtgtgatagactTTTTAACTTTACCTTGTATGCCAGGTAATCTGGTAATTATTGGTTTATGCTGCAGTTAATCTACTACTAAAGAAAGCAACATTCATCGTAAGATAAGATAAGCATTTAATGatctgtaggtgtgtgtgtgtgtgtgtgtgggggggcaTTCAGCACAAATACAAAGAAGTAAGTACAGATAAATTGAGAAAAAGTAacataagttaaataaaatgacGATAATACAAAATAAGGatagaaatataaatacaaatgatGCACATATGAGTTAATAGAGGTGTCTTTTGAGTGGAAGTTTCTGTTGAGGCTCAGTAATACATATTAAACTCTTTACAGTATGAAGTTTCATggtggcacacacacaggatgtgaAAAAAGTCAGTTTTGGTTGATGAGAAACTAGAGGGCTGGTGAAGTGCTGGGTGGTAAAGGTGCGAAGAAGGAAGTTGACCTGTGAGCTTATTCCATTGCATACAGAGGGCAAGCTGAGCTAGTGTTGGTTTCTTATCTTCAGCATTCTCATGAAACAGCAGGAAGGACTGGGCATCACAGGGCCTTTGTGACGGCAGATTAGTCTGTTTCTTCTTTACTTGTGAGGAT contains:
- the LOC128381883 gene encoding C-type lectin domain family 10 member A-like; this encodes MVGHQWFPWINNPTPGTVLMTSTKQEQELYNESDSKPEWRSLLSDYQNISDSYFTLSKANYELTGDNQILQEHSAWLNEQTKLLNRTSAELMSMNLALSLENNQLMEQIVNLTSTNVKLTQEHDQLVQYTSEEEDKKLNMSQTIKYLVSSNTQLQDEKHRLSETSILLREELFQVEENNQDLLEINDKFQREIHNLSEKMGAFLGDDCEKATTHNMQLQETITELQEENQNLNVTLAAERQEAAERQTNRRTEMDQMMADMHSLNEVYHTLDLYCPVVNQKTKERICKKCPDSWRLFQTKCYYFSSHLLSWSSSKAWCQTHDGDLLIINSEPEQMFIFDTSLAVEQDSRLWIGMTDAEREGEWHWVDGSTVTSDVQYWLSRPGMESEPDDWKLDDPLGEDCGHIDTTENALKSWMDGSCKIPYRWICEKNV